The following proteins are co-located in the Polystyrenella longa genome:
- a CDS encoding pyridoxal phosphate-dependent aminotransferase — translation MSPTISQFAQSLTVETAFTVLAMAKALKAEGKDVVELEIGDSPFESTASAKATGIEAINQNESHYCPSPGLPSFRKAAAKFVRDEFNIPAEAENIVVAPGAKVFEQYFCEAFLNPGDGVLVFSPHFPTYQPNIERRGARMVLAPLQQTNEFRSEIAQIEEFLKKDPQPKAIFLNSPHNPTGGVTTEEDLKQIAELLRGKDIAIFSDEPYCHMIWDGDHHSIAAQPGMLDQSVAAYTFSKSYSMSGWRLGFAVASKEVADYIGKMINTSLSCTPPLVQLAGQAALERDTAERDAVMQKFREKVVLLTEGLNKIDGFNSLDPLATFYVFPNVMDVCNRLNITSHGLALYLLEGADDKFGVACLGGECFGEAGAGFLRFSCAEPNDRLEQALEFIADAVTREDRIQSYLESHPKHKLKKPYSQE, via the coding sequence GTGAGTCCTACGATCAGCCAATTCGCTCAATCATTAACCGTTGAAACTGCCTTTACTGTACTCGCGATGGCGAAGGCGTTGAAGGCGGAAGGGAAAGATGTCGTAGAACTCGAAATTGGCGATAGCCCGTTTGAATCGACAGCCTCGGCGAAAGCGACGGGGATCGAGGCGATCAACCAGAACGAATCGCACTACTGCCCTTCGCCCGGTTTACCCTCTTTTCGAAAAGCGGCGGCGAAATTCGTCCGGGATGAATTCAACATTCCTGCGGAGGCGGAAAACATCGTGGTTGCTCCAGGAGCGAAAGTTTTCGAACAGTATTTTTGTGAAGCGTTTCTTAATCCTGGGGATGGAGTGCTGGTCTTTAGTCCGCATTTTCCCACGTATCAACCGAACATCGAACGTCGTGGTGCCCGTATGGTCTTGGCGCCCCTCCAACAGACGAACGAGTTTCGCTCCGAGATTGCGCAGATTGAAGAGTTCCTCAAGAAAGATCCTCAACCCAAAGCGATCTTTTTGAATTCGCCACACAACCCGACGGGGGGAGTGACGACCGAGGAAGATTTAAAACAGATTGCCGAACTGCTGCGCGGAAAAGATATCGCGATCTTCAGTGACGAACCTTACTGCCACATGATCTGGGACGGCGACCATCATTCTATCGCGGCGCAACCGGGGATGTTGGACCAGTCGGTGGCAGCGTATACCTTCAGCAAGTCGTACAGTATGAGCGGTTGGCGGTTAGGTTTTGCGGTCGCGTCGAAGGAAGTGGCTGATTATATCGGTAAGATGATCAACACCAGCCTCTCCTGTACTCCCCCGCTCGTTCAACTTGCGGGTCAAGCGGCGCTCGAACGAGACACAGCGGAACGAGATGCGGTGATGCAGAAGTTCCGCGAGAAAGTCGTCCTGTTGACCGAAGGATTGAACAAGATTGACGGTTTCAATTCACTCGACCCGTTGGCGACGTTCTATGTCTTTCCCAATGTGATGGATGTCTGCAACCGACTGAATATCACCAGTCACGGCTTGGCCCTATATCTCTTGGAAGGAGCCGACGACAAATTTGGAGTCGCCTGTCTGGGAGGGGAATGCTTTGGCGAAGCGGGTGCGGGTTTCCTGCGATTCAGTTGCGCGGAACCGAATGATCGATTGGAGCAGGCTCTAGAATTCATCGCCGATGCGGTTACTCGCGAGGACCGCATCCAAAGCTATCTCGAATCGCATCCAAAGCACAAACTGAAAAAGCCTTACTCGCAGGAGTAA
- a CDS encoding cupin domain-containing protein: MSSTSSSSNYYLADFSEIAGVPCPCGTARRAFTEVDAFPGTLHRTEISENAKRHYHKTLTETYYFLECGDDAQMELDDEVISVKPGTAIVIPPGTRHRALGKMKVLIVCLPKFESNDEWFD; the protein is encoded by the coding sequence ATGTCATCGACTTCTTCCTCTTCCAACTATTATCTGGCGGACTTTTCAGAGATTGCTGGGGTCCCCTGCCCTTGCGGCACGGCGCGGCGGGCGTTTACTGAGGTGGATGCTTTTCCGGGGACGTTGCATAGGACGGAGATCTCGGAGAATGCGAAACGGCATTATCATAAGACGTTGACCGAGACGTATTACTTTCTGGAGTGTGGTGACGACGCGCAGATGGAACTGGATGACGAAGTGATCTCGGTTAAACCGGGGACCGCCATCGTTATACCACCGGGTACGCGGCATCGGGCACTTGGGAAAATGAAAGTCCTCATTGTCTGTCTGCCGAAGTTTGAATCCAACGATGAATGGTTCGACTAG